One region of Endozoicomonas sp. Mp262 genomic DNA includes:
- a CDS encoding CNNM domain-containing protein, which produces MLLVVVVAASIILVTAFLSIIESSIISVDDLRLARILQRQPAHEKDIKFIIHNKSEHLSSILLLTTLISIAGSSYVGALAAQKLDSIGLAVFTGLLTYCMLVFAKLLPKLLAVQIAGKVLEFLAPTIRVICTLLKPLLWGTLVWAKMLRCKKPSEITRDDLRSIIKYYSSNGVIGREESFIAEHALNIHDRKLADLLSDSGPMIWLPADATVEAIYDKVKQSPFKRYIVISQGRANGIVLYRHLAKAMINGERSMKIGDLARQAIFMAPETTLLEALEKFRSERASVAILPGDTPEESKFVTAKQIYRAVLQKSA; this is translated from the coding sequence ATGCTGCTGGTTGTTGTCGTTGCTGCAAGCATTATTCTTGTCACCGCATTCCTTTCAATTATTGAATCCTCGATTATCAGTGTTGATGATTTACGGCTAGCCAGAATTTTACAAAGGCAGCCTGCCCATGAAAAAGATATTAAGTTTATTATCCATAATAAAAGCGAACATCTCTCTTCAATACTTTTGCTCACCACGCTGATCAGCATAGCGGGCAGCTCTTATGTGGGCGCCCTGGCCGCCCAGAAACTGGATAGCATTGGCCTGGCTGTTTTTACAGGCCTTCTCACCTACTGCATGCTGGTCTTCGCCAAACTGTTACCCAAGCTGCTGGCAGTTCAAATAGCCGGTAAAGTGCTGGAGTTCCTGGCTCCCACCATTCGGGTGATTTGCACTCTTTTAAAGCCTTTACTCTGGGGAACTCTGGTCTGGGCGAAGATGCTACGTTGTAAGAAGCCCAGCGAAATTACCCGGGACGACTTAAGAAGTATTATTAAATACTACAGTTCAAATGGTGTTATTGGCCGTGAAGAAAGCTTTATTGCAGAACATGCCCTAAATATTCATGACCGAAAGCTGGCTGACTTGTTATCGGACTCCGGCCCAATGATCTGGCTACCCGCAGATGCAACGGTGGAAGCCATCTATGACAAGGTTAAACAATCCCCTTTTAAGCGCTACATTGTTATATCCCAGGGCAGAGCCAACGGCATAGTGCTTTATCGCCACCTGGCCAAGGCCATGATCAATGGCGAGCGATCCATGAAAATCGGCGACCTGGCTCGGCAGGCCATATTTATGGCACCTGAAACCACTCTTCTGGAAGCACTGGAAAAGTTCCGGTCAGAAAGAGCCTCTGTTGCGATTTTGCCCGGAGACACTCCGGAAGAAAGCAAGTTTGTCACCGCCAAGCAGATCTATCGGGCCGTTCTGCAAAAGTCCGCTTAA
- the waaA gene encoding lipid IV(A) 3-deoxy-D-manno-octulosonic acid transferase: protein MNRFLYTLLLYLLTPFILLKLLWRSRKAPAYGRRWCERFGFFRPLPADKPVIWVHAVSVGETIASAPLVKALMERYPDYRCLVTTMTPTGSDRVKAIYGETVEHVYIPYDLPGAQERFLNRVNPEVAIFIETELWPNTIAACHKRNIPVIIANARLSERSAKGYKKLGSLTRSLMKQLSVVACQNKEDGQRFIDLGLPPENLEITGSVKFDISVDKGIQEEAQQLKKQWQQGLDRNCRIFIAASTHDGEDQAILDAFKQLREQYQDLLLVLVPRHPERFDSVYELIKQNGFVVARHSQGTALSADTQVVLADTMGELLKLCGVADIAFVGGSLIERGGHNILEPAVWGIPVLSGPHVFNFKDICQSLEKAGGLIIVDDGEQLVTAIKKLLDNREYLEATGNNGELFIARNRGALKRLQAIIAGYLQ, encoded by the coding sequence ATGAACCGGTTTTTGTACACCTTACTCCTGTATTTATTGACACCCTTCATTCTGCTTAAGCTGTTATGGCGATCCCGGAAAGCTCCTGCCTATGGTCGTCGCTGGTGCGAGCGGTTTGGGTTTTTCAGGCCATTACCTGCAGATAAACCGGTGATCTGGGTTCATGCGGTCTCTGTGGGAGAAACCATAGCCAGTGCTCCCCTGGTTAAGGCTCTGATGGAAAGGTATCCGGATTATCGCTGCCTGGTAACAACCATGACACCCACGGGATCAGACCGGGTCAAAGCCATTTATGGAGAAACGGTTGAGCATGTTTATATCCCCTATGACCTGCCGGGCGCACAGGAACGTTTTTTGAACAGGGTTAATCCGGAAGTGGCTATTTTTATTGAAACAGAGCTCTGGCCTAACACTATTGCTGCCTGTCACAAGCGAAATATTCCGGTGATTATTGCCAATGCCAGGCTGTCTGAGCGTTCAGCGAAGGGGTATAAAAAGCTTGGCAGCCTGACCCGAAGCCTGATGAAACAATTATCTGTGGTGGCCTGTCAGAATAAGGAAGATGGTCAGCGCTTTATTGACCTGGGATTACCGCCGGAAAATCTGGAAATTACGGGCAGTGTTAAATTTGATATCTCCGTTGATAAGGGTATTCAGGAGGAAGCACAGCAACTGAAAAAGCAGTGGCAACAAGGTTTGGATAGAAACTGTCGTATATTTATTGCTGCAAGTACCCATGATGGGGAAGATCAGGCTATTCTGGATGCCTTTAAACAGCTCAGGGAACAGTATCAGGATCTGTTACTTGTTCTTGTCCCAAGGCATCCTGAGCGCTTTGACTCTGTTTACGAGCTGATTAAGCAAAATGGCTTTGTGGTTGCCCGTCATAGCCAGGGAACAGCGCTATCGGCAGATACCCAGGTGGTGCTGGCTGATACCATGGGTGAGTTACTAAAGCTGTGTGGTGTGGCTGATATTGCCTTTGTGGGTGGGAGCCTGATAGAACGGGGCGGGCATAATATTCTGGAACCTGCGGTTTGGGGGATACCGGTGTTATCAGGTCCCCATGTCTTTAACTTCAAGGATATCTGCCAGTCTCTGGAAAAAGCTGGTGGCTTGATCATTGTTGATGATGGGGAGCAGCTGGTTACAGCAATCAAAAAACTGCTGGATAATCGGGAGTATCTGGAAGCTACGGGGAATAATGGCGAGTTATTTATTGCCCGGAACAGAGGTGCACTGAAAAGATTGCAGGCTATTATTGCGGGTTATCTTCAGTAG
- a CDS encoding TolC family outer membrane protein translates to MPRTHRKALLLATLAGAVMNVQASTAEYNLLDVYNLALKNDAQLAAAQAGMKALMEKAPQTRAALLPSLNLSANTQYNKTNAEVTNASDKDDNYNSHGWGATLSQPLFNLGSWFNYGQAKAISTQAEYQFAYEQQHLILRVSEAYFNVLRAEDSLMTAQAEEKAVKQQLDQARERYNVGLIAETDVLEAQAAYDNARVARILADNQVSVSYENLRTITNESINDIGKLKKNMPVIQPTPAVAEEWANNAIANNLGLKAAKEGLLASEENIRAKKSGHAPTVDAFASYNYSSSDSNSIKDQPYKNGLLTGRGDSTVFGVKFSMPIFSGGATSSQVREATYQMEQSQQNFDKLLRETNAGTRNLFRTVNADVDRVEARKQGIVSSESALEATQSGYEVGTRNITDVLDAQQKLFAAQRDYLNARYDFIINTLKLKQQAGTLSPADLQDLNGWITLADTGSK, encoded by the coding sequence ATGCCACGAACTCATCGTAAAGCATTATTGCTGGCAACACTCGCTGGTGCAGTGATGAATGTGCAGGCATCCACCGCAGAATACAACCTGCTGGACGTCTACAATCTGGCACTTAAAAATGATGCCCAGTTGGCTGCAGCCCAGGCGGGCATGAAAGCCCTTATGGAAAAAGCCCCGCAAACCCGGGCTGCCCTGCTGCCAAGCCTGAACCTGTCCGCTAATACCCAGTACAACAAAACCAATGCTGAAGTAACCAATGCCAGTGATAAAGATGATAACTACAACTCCCACGGTTGGGGAGCCACGCTGAGCCAGCCACTGTTTAATCTGGGCAGCTGGTTTAACTATGGCCAGGCCAAAGCTATCAGCACTCAAGCCGAATATCAGTTCGCCTATGAACAGCAACACCTGATTCTCCGGGTTTCTGAAGCTTACTTTAATGTACTGCGGGCAGAGGACAGCCTGATGACAGCCCAGGCAGAAGAAAAAGCAGTGAAGCAGCAGTTAGACCAGGCTCGTGAGCGCTATAATGTTGGCCTGATCGCAGAAACCGATGTACTGGAAGCCCAGGCGGCTTACGACAATGCCCGTGTAGCCCGAATCCTGGCCGATAACCAGGTGTCTGTGAGCTATGAAAACCTGCGCACGATCACCAATGAAAGCATTAATGATATTGGCAAGCTGAAGAAAAACATGCCAGTCATTCAGCCTACCCCAGCGGTGGCAGAAGAGTGGGCTAATAATGCCATAGCCAACAATCTGGGTCTGAAGGCTGCCAAAGAAGGTTTACTGGCCTCCGAAGAAAACATTCGGGCCAAAAAATCCGGGCATGCACCCACAGTGGATGCATTTGCCAGTTATAACTACTCATCCAGTGACTCTAATTCTATAAAAGATCAGCCGTATAAGAATGGCTTATTAACCGGTCGCGGTGACTCCACCGTTTTCGGTGTGAAGTTCTCCATGCCTATCTTCTCTGGCGGAGCCACCAGCTCCCAGGTTCGTGAAGCCACTTATCAGATGGAACAGTCCCAGCAAAATTTTGATAAGCTGCTGAGGGAAACCAATGCCGGCACCCGTAATCTGTTCAGAACCGTCAATGCCGATGTGGATCGGGTAGAAGCGCGCAAGCAGGGTATTGTCTCTTCTGAAAGCGCCCTGGAAGCCACACAAAGCGGCTATGAGGTGGGCACCCGAAATATTACCGATGTCCTTGATGCCCAGCAGAAACTGTTTGCTGCCCAGCGGGATTACCTGAATGCCCGCTATGACTTTATCATTAACACCCTGAAGCTCAAACAACAGGCGGGCACCCTCAGCCCTGCAGATCTGCAAGACCTGAATGGCTGGATCACCCTGGCTGATACAGGCAGCAAATAA
- a CDS encoding DUF1249 domain-containing protein, whose protein sequence is MSKSLHKAAYRVDLVSQHGLCEVNYARLLKLLPDFLEQDYYQLSVTHGGEHGEHASEVAVRVLQRAPYTTLISLGMRASWNQWVSLPELEVRLYHDVRMAEVVMAQNIRRFPFVTEYPNKHMLPPNEKDMLNQFLSELLSFCMRGGHIMERVL, encoded by the coding sequence ATGTCTAAGTCTCTCCACAAAGCGGCCTATCGGGTCGATCTGGTCAGCCAGCACGGGTTGTGTGAAGTGAACTATGCCCGTCTGTTGAAGCTGTTGCCGGATTTCCTTGAACAAGACTATTACCAGCTTTCTGTGACCCACGGGGGAGAGCATGGGGAACATGCCAGTGAGGTGGCGGTCAGAGTTCTGCAAAGGGCACCTTATACAACGCTCATCAGTTTGGGAATGAGAGCTTCATGGAATCAATGGGTGAGTTTACCGGAACTGGAAGTGCGCCTTTATCATGACGTGCGGATGGCAGAAGTGGTTATGGCTCAGAATATCAGGCGTTTTCCCTTTGTTACCGAATATCCGAATAAGCATATGCTTCCTCCCAATGAAAAGGATATGTTGAATCAATTCCTCTCTGAGTTATTGAGTTTTTGTATGAGGGGTGGGCATATTATGGAGCGTGTTTTATAG
- the cpdA gene encoding 3',5'-cyclic-AMP phosphodiesterase, with the protein MKRCARVIQISDTHLFADPDRLLYGANPYKNLQAVLNAIQKNNPEVDAIVVSGDLTQDETLASYQWLKSSLSLLEIPFYWLCGNHDDQAVMMQCCPQAMVKRVEVNGWQLLLLDSQIPGEIPGELGDDELAWLAEQLEQYPKTNTLIAVHHHPCPAGSAWLDQINLQNGKQLEDLISLHGGVRAVVHGHIHQASKKWLGNTPCYSVPSSCAQFRPESHEFAIDDSRLPGYRVLDLFDDGSLETHVFRVDSAENPPVDSNG; encoded by the coding sequence ATGAAACGTTGTGCACGAGTCATCCAGATTTCGGATACCCATCTTTTCGCTGATCCGGATCGCCTTTTGTATGGTGCGAATCCCTATAAAAACCTCCAGGCAGTATTGAATGCCATACAAAAAAATAATCCAGAGGTTGATGCGATTGTGGTATCCGGTGATCTTACCCAGGATGAAACACTGGCTTCCTATCAATGGCTAAAGTCCTCCCTGTCTTTGCTGGAAATTCCTTTCTACTGGCTTTGTGGTAATCATGATGACCAGGCTGTCATGATGCAGTGTTGCCCCCAGGCGATGGTAAAACGGGTGGAGGTGAATGGCTGGCAGCTTTTGTTGCTTGATTCCCAGATTCCCGGTGAAATTCCCGGTGAGCTGGGTGATGATGAGTTGGCCTGGCTAGCGGAGCAGTTGGAGCAGTACCCCAAGACCAATACACTGATAGCGGTACATCATCATCCCTGCCCGGCAGGCAGTGCCTGGCTGGATCAAATAAACCTGCAAAACGGCAAACAGCTGGAGGATTTGATATCCCTGCATGGTGGGGTCAGGGCAGTGGTCCATGGCCATATTCATCAAGCGTCAAAAAAATGGCTGGGTAACACCCCTTGTTACTCTGTGCCTTCCAGTTGTGCTCAATTCAGGCCAGAAAGTCATGAGTTTGCCATTGATGATTCCAGGCTACCGGGCTATCGGGTACTGGATCTGTTTGACGATGGAAGCCTGGAAACCCATGTTTTTCGGGTAGATTCTGCTGAAAATCCCCCTGTTGATTCTAATGGATAA
- a CDS encoding alpha/beta fold hydrolase, translated as MKLYARRQGQGSELVSIHGLFGSQENLGAINRNLSDQFRVHGLDVRNHGRSPHSDTMDYTAMAEDILEYLDDQALKQVDLLGHSMGGKIAMTVALLAPDRIRKLVVMDIAPVEYAPRHDDVLAGLAAINLKEINRRSDAEQTLQPFIKEKDIRQFLLKNLYRDESGHFQWRINLDSIQTNYPEIMKGQSAKTGFSGETLFLKGADSDYILPEHREQVLALFPKASVKVVAETGHWLHAQKPELVSRSISRFLMN; from the coding sequence ATGAAACTTTATGCAAGACGGCAGGGACAGGGTTCTGAGCTGGTCAGTATCCACGGGTTATTTGGCTCCCAGGAAAACCTGGGGGCCATTAACAGGAACCTTTCGGACCAGTTTCGGGTTCATGGGCTGGATGTACGCAACCATGGTCGCTCTCCCCATAGCGACACCATGGACTATACGGCAATGGCTGAGGATATTTTAGAGTATCTGGATGATCAGGCGCTGAAACAGGTCGACTTGCTGGGGCACTCAATGGGCGGCAAAATCGCCATGACAGTGGCCTTGCTTGCTCCGGATCGAATCAGAAAACTGGTTGTTATGGATATCGCTCCTGTGGAGTATGCCCCCAGGCATGATGATGTACTGGCAGGCCTGGCCGCCATAAACCTGAAGGAAATAAACCGCCGTTCTGATGCAGAACAAACCCTTCAACCTTTTATTAAAGAAAAGGATATCAGGCAGTTTCTGCTGAAAAATCTTTACCGGGATGAAAGTGGTCATTTCCAGTGGCGGATAAATCTGGACAGCATACAAACCAACTATCCGGAAATTATGAAAGGTCAATCCGCTAAAACAGGTTTTTCCGGTGAGACCCTTTTTTTAAAGGGTGCTGATTCTGATTATATTCTCCCTGAACATCGGGAGCAGGTTCTGGCTCTTTTTCCAAAAGCATCCGTTAAGGTGGTTGCAGAAACAGGTCACTGGCTTCACGCTCAAAAGCCGGAACTGGTATCAAGATCTATCAGCCGTTTTCTTATGAATTAA
- a CDS encoding ISL3 family transposase: protein MLIKTILNKIHKLKSFVYQDVKLAYYQGTEVFNVTVVPRQNSHALCSGCQKPASGYDHLKERRFEFVPLWGIRVFLLYRMRRVNCKTCGVKVEQVPWAEGKKELTKAYMQFLASWARKLSWKEVAFTFHTSWEKVFQAVEYVVEWGKAHRSLDSIKAIGVDEVAYQIGHKYLTVVYQIDRGLTRLLWVGEGRSEATIRSFFTLFGSERSQQLEYICSDMWKPYVKAISEFASQALHILDRFHIVAMLNKAIDEVRASEHKQLQADGYEPVLKKTRWCLLKRKENLTEKEEVKLSTLLQYNLKSVRAYLLKEEFQTFWTYVSPFWAGKYLDRWCTRVMRSKIEPLKKVAKTVRRHHPLILNWFKAKKAYSSGIVEGLNTKVKVTTRKAYGYRTYRCAEIALYHALGKLPEPQVTHRFC, encoded by the coding sequence ATGCTGATTAAAACTATCCTCAATAAGATCCACAAACTCAAGTCATTTGTTTATCAGGATGTAAAACTTGCCTATTATCAGGGCACTGAAGTATTCAATGTCACCGTCGTCCCGCGCCAGAATAGTCATGCACTATGCTCAGGTTGCCAAAAACCAGCGTCTGGTTACGACCACCTTAAAGAGCGTCGCTTTGAGTTCGTCCCGCTATGGGGCATTAGAGTTTTCTTGCTCTATAGAATGCGCCGTGTCAACTGCAAGACATGTGGTGTAAAGGTTGAGCAGGTTCCATGGGCTGAAGGTAAAAAAGAGCTGACCAAGGCCTATATGCAATTTCTGGCATCTTGGGCCAGAAAGCTTTCCTGGAAAGAAGTCGCGTTTACCTTCCATACGTCATGGGAAAAGGTATTCCAGGCGGTGGAGTACGTGGTTGAGTGGGGCAAGGCGCATCGCTCACTGGACAGCATAAAAGCGATCGGTGTCGATGAGGTGGCTTATCAAATTGGTCATAAGTATCTGACGGTTGTTTACCAGATTGACCGGGGATTGACCCGGCTATTATGGGTTGGAGAAGGCCGTAGTGAAGCGACCATTCGCAGCTTCTTTACCCTCTTTGGTTCAGAAAGGAGTCAGCAGCTGGAGTATATCTGCTCTGATATGTGGAAGCCTTATGTGAAAGCTATTTCAGAGTTTGCCAGTCAGGCGTTGCACATTCTGGATCGCTTTCATATTGTTGCCATGTTGAATAAAGCCATTGATGAAGTCAGGGCGTCTGAACACAAACAACTTCAGGCTGACGGTTATGAACCCGTTTTAAAAAAGACTCGCTGGTGTTTGCTCAAACGTAAGGAAAACCTGACTGAGAAAGAGGAAGTAAAGCTGAGCACACTGTTGCAGTACAACCTGAAAAGTGTTCGGGCTTACCTCCTCAAAGAAGAGTTCCAGACTTTCTGGACATACGTTTCCCCTTTCTGGGCAGGAAAATATCTGGATCGCTGGTGTACAAGGGTGATGCGGTCAAAAATAGAACCACTGAAGAAAGTTGCCAAAACCGTCCGGCGACACCACCCCTTAATCCTGAACTGGTTCAAGGCAAAAAAAGCATATTCCAGCGGAATTGTCGAAGGGTTAAATACCAAAGTAAAAGTGACTACGAGAAAAGCTTACGGCTACAGAACCTACAGATGTGCGGAAATAGCTTTATATCACGCACTTGGTAAGTTGCCTGAGCCGCAAGTGACCCACAGATTTTGCTGA
- a CDS encoding thymidylate synthase produces the protein MKQYLELLRHVKEHGTFKSDRTGTGTYSVFGYQMRFDLSKGFPLVTTKKCHLRSIIHELLWFLKGDTNIGYLKENGVRIWDEWATPEGDLGPVYGKQWRSWEGPNGEVTDQIQWLLNEIKTNPDSRRLVISAWNPTVLPDVTHSPSENAAMGKQALPPCHCLFQFYVLNGKLSCQLYQRSADIFLGVPFNIASYALLTMMIAQVCDLELGDFVHTFGDAHLYSNHLEQAEEQLSREPYPLPRMKLNPAITDLFDFTFDDFALVDYQAHPHIKAAVAI, from the coding sequence ATGAAACAGTATTTGGAGTTGCTGCGCCATGTAAAAGAGCATGGCACCTTTAAATCAGACCGCACAGGAACTGGCACCTACAGTGTCTTTGGTTACCAGATGCGCTTTGACCTGTCCAAGGGGTTTCCTCTGGTCACCACCAAAAAATGCCATCTACGCTCCATCATCCATGAACTACTCTGGTTTCTGAAGGGCGATACCAATATAGGCTATCTCAAGGAAAATGGTGTACGTATTTGGGATGAATGGGCAACCCCGGAAGGCGACCTGGGTCCGGTATACGGTAAACAGTGGCGCAGCTGGGAAGGGCCTAATGGTGAAGTCACAGACCAGATTCAGTGGCTACTCAATGAAATCAAAACCAACCCTGATTCCAGACGTCTGGTTATCAGTGCCTGGAATCCAACCGTCCTGCCGGATGTCACTCATTCTCCCTCAGAAAATGCAGCTATGGGTAAACAGGCTTTACCTCCCTGCCACTGCCTGTTCCAGTTCTATGTGTTAAATGGCAAGCTATCCTGCCAGCTCTATCAGCGCAGTGCTGATATTTTTCTTGGGGTTCCCTTTAATATTGCCTCTTATGCATTATTAACCATGATGATTGCCCAGGTGTGTGACCTGGAGCTGGGAGATTTTGTCCATACCTTTGGTGATGCCCATCTTTACTCTAACCACCTGGAACAGGCTGAGGAGCAACTATCCAGAGAGCCTTACCCTTTACCCAGAATGAAACTCAATCCGGCTATTACTGACCTTTTTGACTTCACCTTTGACGACTTTGCGTTGGTTGACTATCAGGCTCACCCCCATATAAAGGCGGCAGTGGCTATTTAA
- the lgt gene encoding prolipoprotein diacylglyceryl transferase, with amino-acid sequence MIAYPDIDPVAISLGPLKVHWYGLMYLVGFACAWWLGTLRAKNSARLWKPEQVSDIVFYGAMGVVIGGRFGYVLFYNFDYFLQNPLWLFHIWEGGMSFHGGLLGVLLAMCLYARKLDKSFFQITDFIAPLVPIGLGTGRLGNFIGGELWGRVTDVPWAMVFPRDPSQLPRHPSQLYQFALEGVTLFAILWWFSSKPRPRMAVSGVFLLVYGLARILVEFVRQPDAQLGFIAFDWLTMGQILSLPMVLLGIGFIMYAYKNNPLHNGINIDDAAWLKRHKNK; translated from the coding sequence GTGATTGCGTATCCCGATATTGACCCTGTGGCAATTAGCCTGGGGCCGCTTAAAGTCCACTGGTATGGACTGATGTACCTGGTTGGCTTTGCCTGTGCCTGGTGGCTGGGGACATTAAGGGCAAAAAATTCCGCTAGACTCTGGAAACCCGAGCAAGTCAGCGATATCGTTTTCTATGGCGCTATGGGCGTTGTTATTGGCGGACGCTTTGGCTATGTTCTTTTTTACAACTTTGATTATTTTTTACAAAATCCTCTCTGGCTCTTCCATATCTGGGAAGGCGGCATGTCCTTTCACGGAGGGCTACTAGGGGTACTGCTGGCCATGTGCCTGTATGCCCGCAAACTCGATAAAAGCTTCTTCCAGATTACTGACTTTATTGCCCCCCTGGTTCCTATTGGCCTGGGTACAGGCCGTTTAGGTAACTTTATTGGCGGCGAGCTCTGGGGTCGGGTCACCGATGTACCATGGGCCATGGTATTCCCCAGAGACCCAAGCCAACTACCCCGCCACCCCTCACAACTCTATCAGTTTGCCCTCGAGGGCGTTACACTCTTTGCCATCCTTTGGTGGTTCTCCTCAAAACCACGACCAAGAATGGCCGTATCCGGTGTATTCCTCCTGGTCTATGGCCTGGCAAGAATTTTAGTGGAGTTTGTCAGGCAACCTGACGCCCAGTTGGGCTTTATTGCCTTTGACTGGCTAACCATGGGACAAATCCTGTCATTACCGATGGTTCTTCTGGGCATTGGTTTTATTATGTATGCTTACAAAAATAATCCATTGCATAACGGCATTAATATTGACGATGCGGCCTGGTTAAAGCGCCACAAAAACAAATAA
- a CDS encoding PrkA family serine protein kinase: protein MSIFAHFQQRYESVQQEEMSLQEYMDLCKKDPSAYANAAERMLMAIGEPEVVDTSRDPRLSRIFSNKLIKRYPAFEDFYGMEEAIEQIVSYFKHAAQGLEEKKQILYLLGPVGGGKSSLAEKLKQLMEKVPFYAIKGSPVFESPLGLFNPDEDAGILEQEYGIPHRYLRYIMSPWAVKRLHEYGGDISKFRVVKLYPSRLNQIGVAKTEPGDENNQDISSLVGKVDIRQLEEFSQDDPDAYSFSGALCRANQGLMEFVEMFKAPIKVLHPLLTATQEGNYNSTEGMGAIPYEGIVLAHSNESEWQTFRNNKTNEAFIDRVNIVKVPYCTRVSEEIRIYEKLLEHSSLKNAPCAPDTLKMLAQFSVLSRVKEPENSSIFSKMKVYDGENLKDTDPNAKPLQEYKDFAGVDEGMDGLSTRFAFKILSKVFNFDASEVAANPVHLMYVLEQQIEQQQYAEDVQERYLRFIKEFLAPKYVEFLGKEIQTAYLESYSEYGQNIFDRYITYADFWIQDQEFRDPDTGHILDRSALNDELEKIEKPAGIANPKDFRNEVVNFVLRARANHQGKNPSWLSYEKMRTVIEKKMFSNTEDLLPVISFNPKGSQDDQRKHKDFVDRMVEHGYTEKQVRLLSEWYIRVRKSQ, encoded by the coding sequence ATGTCAATATTCGCGCATTTTCAACAAAGATATGAGTCTGTTCAGCAGGAGGAGATGAGCCTGCAGGAATACATGGATCTGTGTAAGAAAGATCCCAGTGCCTATGCTAATGCGGCAGAGCGTATGCTAATGGCCATTGGAGAGCCCGAAGTCGTTGATACCTCCAGGGATCCAAGGCTCAGTCGTATATTTTCCAATAAGCTGATTAAACGTTATCCGGCGTTTGAAGACTTTTATGGAATGGAAGAGGCCATTGAGCAAATTGTCTCCTACTTCAAACATGCTGCTCAGGGACTGGAGGAAAAGAAACAGATTCTTTATTTACTGGGGCCTGTTGGTGGCGGTAAGTCCTCCCTGGCTGAGAAGCTCAAGCAGCTGATGGAAAAAGTACCTTTCTATGCGATTAAGGGGTCGCCAGTATTTGAGTCACCTCTCGGGCTGTTTAACCCGGATGAGGATGCGGGCATTCTGGAGCAGGAATACGGTATTCCCCATCGCTATCTGCGTTACATCATGTCGCCGTGGGCCGTTAAACGACTACACGAATATGGTGGTGATATTTCCAAGTTCAGGGTGGTGAAACTTTACCCTAGTCGTCTCAATCAGATAGGTGTTGCGAAAACAGAACCAGGTGATGAAAACAACCAGGATATTTCCAGCCTGGTGGGTAAGGTTGATATTCGACAGCTGGAAGAATTCTCTCAGGATGATCCGGATGCTTACAGTTTCTCAGGAGCACTCTGTCGTGCAAACCAGGGTCTGATGGAATTTGTGGAGATGTTCAAGGCGCCCATCAAGGTATTGCACCCGCTGCTGACTGCAACCCAGGAGGGTAACTACAATAGTACCGAAGGTATGGGAGCCATCCCCTATGAAGGTATTGTTCTGGCGCACTCCAACGAATCAGAGTGGCAAACATTCAGGAATAACAAAACCAATGAAGCCTTCATTGACCGGGTTAATATCGTTAAGGTGCCTTATTGCACCCGTGTCAGTGAGGAAATAAGGATTTATGAAAAGCTGCTGGAGCACAGTTCTCTAAAAAATGCACCCTGTGCACCGGATACTCTGAAGATGCTGGCACAGTTTTCAGTGTTGTCTCGTGTTAAAGAGCCTGAAAACTCCTCCATCTTTTCCAAGATGAAAGTGTATGATGGCGAAAACCTGAAAGACACCGACCCTAATGCCAAGCCTTTGCAAGAGTATAAGGATTTTGCCGGTGTCGATGAGGGTATGGATGGCCTTTCCACCCGCTTTGCCTTCAAGATTCTGTCCAAGGTGTTTAACTTTGATGCATCAGAGGTGGCAGCTAACCCCGTACACCTGATGTATGTCCTTGAACAACAGATTGAGCAGCAGCAGTATGCAGAAGATGTGCAGGAACGTTATCTGCGGTTTATCAAGGAGTTCCTGGCACCTAAGTATGTGGAGTTCCTGGGTAAGGAAATCCAGACGGCCTATCTGGAGTCTTACTCTGAATACGGACAGAATATTTTCGACCGTTATATCACTTATGCTGACTTCTGGATTCAGGATCAGGAGTTCCGTGATCCCGATACCGGCCATATCCTTGATCGCTCCGCTCTGAACGATGAACTGGAGAAAATTGAGAAACCGGCAGGCATTGCCAATCCCAAGGACTTCAGGAATGAGGTGGTTAACTTTGTCCTGAGGGCGCGTGCCAATCATCAGGGTAAGAACCCAAGCTGGCTCAGCTATGAAAAAATGAGAACAGTGATAGAGAAGAAGATGTTCTCCAATACAGAGGACCTGCTTCCGGTGATCTCCTTCAATCCGAAAGGCTCACAGGATGACCAGCGCAAGCATAAGGACTTTGTGGACCGTATGGTAGAACATGGCTACACCGAAAAGCAGGTTCGTCTGCTTTCTGAATGGTATATCCGGGTTCGTAAGTCTCAGTGA